CCAGCCCGCCTTGAATTGCGACCAGGTTGACGACACAACAGGATCGGCAATCCGTCCCTGCACTCCAACCTTCGCTTGCTTTTTTTTCAGCGCTTCACAATAGTTGCGAAAAAATTAGCAAGCCTCCATATGAAAGAGAAAACCATTCTGCTAGTTGAAGATTCTGAAGATGATGTTTTTTTCTTCCAGCGCGCTCTCAATCGCAAAGGAGCCAAGTACCCGGTGCAGGTCGCCATGGATGGGGACGAAGCCGTTAATTATCTTAGTGGCAAAGGCGCTTTTTCGGATCGCACCAGGCATCCCCTGCCCGATCTGATCTTTTTGGACATTCAAATGCCCAGGATGAACGGTCATGAGGTGCTGCGCTGGATTCGTGAGCAGCCGGAATTGCGGACGATTCCGGTGGTTATTCTCAGCACCTCATCCCAACCGATTGATATTCAAAGAGCGAATGCCGCTGGTGGGAACGCATATCTTCTCAAAACCTCCAATTCAGAAAAATTCGGCACCATCCTGGATCATACTCTCTACTTCTGGCTGGAGGCCAATCAACGATTGGCTTGAGAGAGAGGCGCATCATCTGGCGATTGGTCAGGTCAGCTGAAGGTTTTAATGTGCCTTTGTTCAAAGGCCCAAGATTAACTTGCAGGAGATTTATATGGGAATTGGCTACCAAGACTTCTTTCCGGAAGTCGTAAATAGTGGTTTTTTCACAAAGGAATTCGAAGAATTGACAGCAACGGTGACCCTAGCCAACCAATGGATTTCTTCAAGCGGCGTGCGCGTCATCAACGTCGAGACTATCGTACTTCCCAATACCCAAAATGTGAAGTGGTATCAGGTTGTTCGCATCTGGCACGAAGTTCCAGACGTGAATTCTTGATAGCCGGATAGAAGCAGCGGGTTTGCTTGCCTTCCAGATGACGTCTGGAACCGGCCCTTGCTCCGCAAAGCATGCCTGGAGAAAAAATCCTTCGCTGGAAATTGAAATGGCATTGGGAACAAATACATGATAGTAAGCAGGCATGTGTTCCCTCGAAGTTCCGTGCAAGCTATACCATGGCTTGCTGGTGAGGCGACTGGCATGCGTTGTCGCATACGTGTTGACAATCCTCCTCTCCAGTCTTGTGCCGGCCGCACGAGCTGCTACGAACATGACACCCATCGCAGTCACCGGTTTCAACCGGGACCTGGTGGTTGAGAGTACTGCGCACGGCCCACCTTATACCAGCTACGCCGTCGAATTGAATCCCGGCGAGG
This genomic stretch from Pedosphaera parvula Ellin514 harbors:
- a CDS encoding response regulator, with translation MKEKTILLVEDSEDDVFFFQRALNRKGAKYPVQVAMDGDEAVNYLSGKGAFSDRTRHPLPDLIFLDIQMPRMNGHEVLRWIREQPELRTIPVVILSTSSQPIDIQRANAAGGNAYLLKTSNSEKFGTILDHTLYFWLEANQRLA